Proteins co-encoded in one Paraburkholderia terrae genomic window:
- the ureC gene encoding urease subunit alpha: protein MTLRIGRRAYAEMFGPTTGDRVRLADTDLLIEVERDYTIYGEEVKFGGGKVIRDGMGQSQRVAADVVDTVVTNALILDHWGIVKADIGIKNGRIAGIGKAGNPDIQPGVTIAIGAATEVIAGEGMIVTAGGIDTHIHFISPQQIEEALASGVTTMLGGGTGPATGTNATTCTPGPWHMERMLQAADGYPMNLGFLGKGNVSQPQPALEQIAAGAIGLKLHEDWGTTPAAIDNCLSVADDTDTQVAIHTDTLNEAGFVEATVAAFKGRTIHTYHTEGAGGGHAPDIIKVCGEANVLPSSTNPTRPYTVNTLDEHLDMLMVCHHLDPSIAEDIAFAESRIRRETIAAEDILHDLGALSMLSSDSQAMGRVGEVIIRTWQTAHKMKVQRGALPEDNARNDNFRAKRYVAKYTINPALTHGIAHEVGSIEPGKWADIVFWEPAFFGIKPALILKGGMIAMAQMGDPNASIPTPQPVHYREMFATRGGALGRTSLTFVSQMALDAGVAERYGLSKRIVAVKNCRSVTKAHMIHNAWQPSISVDPETYQVIADGQLLTCEPAIVLPMAQRYFLF from the coding sequence ATGACATTACGCATTGGCCGCCGCGCATACGCGGAAATGTTCGGCCCGACGACGGGCGACCGCGTGCGCCTCGCGGATACGGACCTGCTGATCGAAGTCGAACGCGACTACACGATCTACGGCGAAGAAGTGAAGTTCGGCGGCGGCAAGGTGATTCGCGACGGCATGGGCCAGTCGCAGCGCGTCGCCGCCGACGTGGTCGATACCGTCGTGACGAACGCGCTGATTCTCGATCACTGGGGTATCGTCAAGGCCGACATCGGCATCAAGAACGGCCGCATCGCGGGCATCGGCAAGGCGGGCAACCCCGACATCCAGCCGGGCGTGACGATCGCGATCGGCGCGGCGACGGAAGTGATCGCGGGCGAAGGCATGATCGTGACGGCGGGCGGCATCGATACGCACATTCACTTCATCAGCCCGCAGCAGATCGAAGAAGCGCTCGCGAGCGGCGTGACGACGATGCTTGGCGGCGGCACGGGCCCCGCGACGGGCACGAATGCCACGACCTGCACGCCCGGCCCGTGGCACATGGAGCGCATGCTGCAAGCCGCCGATGGCTATCCGATGAATCTCGGCTTTCTCGGCAAGGGCAACGTGAGCCAGCCGCAGCCCGCGCTCGAACAGATCGCAGCGGGCGCGATCGGCCTGAAGCTCCACGAGGACTGGGGCACGACGCCCGCCGCGATCGACAACTGTCTCTCCGTTGCGGACGACACCGATACGCAGGTCGCGATTCACACCGATACGCTGAACGAAGCGGGCTTCGTCGAAGCGACAGTGGCTGCGTTCAAGGGCCGCACGATCCACACGTATCACACGGAAGGCGCGGGCGGTGGCCACGCGCCCGACATCATCAAGGTATGCGGCGAAGCGAACGTGCTGCCTTCGTCGACGAATCCGACGCGTCCCTACACTGTCAACACGCTCGACGAACATCTCGACATGCTGATGGTGTGTCATCACCTCGATCCGTCGATTGCGGAAGACATCGCGTTCGCCGAATCGCGCATCCGCCGCGAGACGATTGCAGCGGAAGACATCCTTCACGATCTCGGCGCGCTGTCGATGCTGTCGTCGGATTCACAGGCGATGGGCCGTGTCGGCGAAGTGATAATCCGTACGTGGCAGACCGCGCACAAGATGAAGGTGCAGCGCGGCGCGCTGCCCGAAGACAACGCGCGCAACGACAACTTCCGCGCGAAGCGCTATGTCGCGAAGTACACGATCAACCCGGCGCTCACGCATGGCATCGCGCATGAAGTTGGTTCGATCGAGCCCGGCAAATGGGCCGATATCGTGTTCTGGGAACCGGCGTTCTTCGGCATCAAGCCCGCGTTGATCCTCAAGGGCGGCATGATCGCGATGGCGCAGATGGGCGACCCGAATGCGTCGATTCCGACGCCGCAGCCCGTCCACTATCGCGAGATGTTCGCCACGCGCGGCGGCGCATTGGGACGCACGTCGTTGACGTTTGTGTCGCAGATGGCGCTCGATGCGGGCGTCGCCGAGCGTTATGGCCTGAGCAAGCGTATCGTTGCAGTGAAGAACTGCCGCAGCGTCACGAAGGCGCACATGATCCACAACGCGTGGCAGCCGTCGATCAGCGTCGATCCCGAGACATATCAGGTGATCGCCGATGGGCAGTTGCTGACCTGCGAGCCGGCAATAGTCCTGCCGATGGCGCAACGCTATTTCCTGTTCTGA
- the ureE gene encoding urease accessory protein UreE, whose amino-acid sequence MRTIDKLLSAHIKLAPVLIKRAPTLTLAFDARCKSRLAATLDSGEEVALLLPRGTVLRDGDVLVADDGGLVRVVAAPESVLYVRAKDVLTLTRAAYHLGNRHTPVEVGADYLKLEYDPVLADMLKRLGASVDQVEMPFQPETGAYGGGHRHGHDETFAEDYALAQQVYGEHHGHAHSHDHGHEHHDHAHGHANSHDHAHDHDHSECGHDHGHDHGHGHHHAHR is encoded by the coding sequence ATGCGAACCATCGACAAACTGCTGAGCGCTCATATCAAGCTCGCGCCCGTTCTCATCAAACGCGCGCCGACGCTGACGCTCGCGTTCGACGCGCGCTGCAAGAGCCGTCTTGCCGCCACGCTCGATAGCGGTGAAGAGGTCGCGCTGCTGTTGCCACGCGGCACCGTGCTGCGCGACGGCGACGTGCTCGTCGCCGACGACGGCGGCCTCGTGCGCGTGGTCGCGGCGCCTGAATCCGTGCTGTACGTGCGCGCGAAAGATGTGCTGACGTTGACGCGGGCTGCGTATCACCTCGGCAACCGGCATACGCCCGTCGAAGTCGGCGCGGATTATCTGAAGCTCGAATACGACCCGGTGCTCGCCGATATGCTCAAGCGCCTGGGCGCATCGGTCGATCAGGTCGAGATGCCGTTCCAGCCGGAGACGGGCGCGTATGGCGGCGGGCATCGGCATGGGCATGACGAGACCTTCGCCGAGGACTATGCGCTCGCGCAGCAGGTGTATGGCGAGCATCATGGGCATGCGCATTCGCACGATCATGGGCATGAGCATCACGATCATGCACACGGTCACGCGAATTCGCATGACCATGCTCACGATCATGACCACAGCGAGTGCGGTCACGATCATGGCCACGATCATGGCCACGGTCATCACCATGCGCATCGCTGA
- a CDS encoding urease accessory protein UreF, translated as MRIAELTALLHLASPALPIGAFSYSQGLEAAIEANLVTDADTACAWIKSGLSNVLAHGELPFLAHQIERWRAHDAAALMQGNREFLASRESMELRRETEQMGWSLRQLCASLEWGDADRRATLASMTPIAQPTAFAFAAFAHDAATDAALAAYAFSWAENQAAAALKAVPLGQLAGQRIIVALREPIDAAVRQALATSPDDINTFAPQLGILSARHESQYSRLFRS; from the coding sequence ATGCGCATCGCTGAGCTGACTGCACTATTGCATCTCGCGTCGCCGGCTTTGCCGATTGGCGCGTTCAGCTATTCGCAGGGACTCGAAGCCGCGATCGAAGCGAATCTCGTCACCGATGCCGATACGGCGTGTGCGTGGATCAAAAGCGGGCTCTCGAATGTGCTCGCGCATGGCGAACTGCCGTTTCTCGCTCATCAGATCGAACGCTGGCGCGCGCATGATGCCGCGGCGTTGATGCAGGGTAACCGGGAGTTTCTCGCGAGCCGCGAGTCGATGGAATTGCGGCGCGAAACGGAGCAGATGGGCTGGTCGCTGCGGCAGTTGTGTGCGTCGCTCGAATGGGGCGACGCCGACCGACGCGCGACGCTTGCATCGATGACGCCGATCGCGCAGCCGACGGCTTTCGCGTTCGCCGCGTTCGCGCACGACGCCGCCACGGATGCCGCCCTCGCCGCGTATGCGTTCAGCTGGGCCGAGAACCAGGCCGCCGCCGCGTTGAAGGCCGTGCCGCTAGGTCAGCTTGCGGGGCAGCGGATCATCGTTGCGCTGCGCGAGCCGATCGACGCCGCTGTCCGGCAGGCACTCGCCACTTCACCGGATGACATCAACACCTTCGCGCCGCAACTCGGCATTTTGTCGGCGCGTCACGAGTCGCAGTATTCGCGGCTTTTCCGCTCATAG
- the ureG gene encoding urease accessory protein UreG, translating into MNAPHPMQRTKKLPPLRVGVGGPVGSGKTTLLEMLCKAMRDKYDLVAITNDIYTKEDQRLLTVAGALPAERIMGVETGGCPHTAIREDASINLEAVDRMLTRFPDADIVFIESGGDNLAATFSPELSDLTIYVIDVAGGEKIPRKGGPGITKSDLLVINKTDLAPMVGANLDVMASDAAKMRGARPFVMCNLKALDGLDRVVSFIEEKGLLRV; encoded by the coding sequence ATGAACGCTCCTCATCCGATGCAACGCACGAAGAAACTGCCGCCGCTGCGCGTGGGCGTTGGCGGGCCTGTTGGCTCTGGCAAGACGACGCTGCTCGAAATGCTGTGCAAGGCGATGCGTGACAAGTACGACCTCGTCGCGATCACCAATGATATCTATACGAAGGAAGACCAGCGCCTGCTGACGGTGGCGGGCGCTCTGCCGGCCGAGCGCATCATGGGGGTCGAGACGGGCGGCTGCCCGCATACGGCGATCCGCGAGGATGCGTCTATTAATCTCGAAGCTGTTGACCGGATGCTGACGCGCTTTCCTGATGCCGATATCGTTTTTATCGAGTCGGGTGGCGATAATCTCGCGGCTACTTTTAGTCCGGAGTTGTCGGACTTGACCATCTATGTGATTGATGTCGCAGGCGGTGAGAAGATTCCTCGCAAGGGCGGGCCTGGTATCACGAAGTCTGATTTGCTAGTGATCAATAAGACCGATCTTGCGCCGATGGTTGGTGCCAATCTCGATGTCATGGCTTCGGATGCCGCTAAGATGCGCGGCGCGCGGCCTTTTGTGATGTGTAATTTGAAGGCGCTTGACGGGCTGGATCGGGTGGTTTCGTTTATTGAGGAGAAGGGGTTATTGCGGGTGTGA
- the waaA gene encoding lipid IV(A) 3-deoxy-D-manno-octulosonic acid transferase, with protein sequence MLRAIYNTLWWLIAPLAVLRLLIRSRKERGYREHIGERFGFVRGRVPEDDTPLIWVHAVSVGETRAAQPLIEALLKARPDARILLTHMTPSGRATGEQIFADRVLRCYLPYDMPRAVRRFLRAWRPSIGLVMETEVWPTLIDECRRADVPLVLTNARMSERSYRRAAKFGSATRGVFGGFARVLAQSPSDATRLSALGARNVAVLGNLKFDMSTPPELAARGHAWRAAIGTRPVWVAASTREGEEELVLQAFAALGVDDALLILVPRHPQRFNEVAALVEKKGLRCVRRSAWAPAGAAAAGEIVVPDLPRDVKVLLGDSMGELGAYYAASDVAFIGGSLLPLGGQNLIEACGVGVPVLIGPHVFNFTQATADAVAAGACVQVKDPADLGRVLRELFEDKARRVAMSGAASAFAARHRGATARTVSVLTTLLSA encoded by the coding sequence ATGCTGAGGGCCATCTATAACACGCTGTGGTGGTTGATCGCGCCGCTTGCGGTGCTGCGTCTTCTGATCCGCTCGCGCAAGGAGCGCGGCTATCGCGAGCATATCGGCGAGCGTTTCGGTTTCGTACGCGGCCGCGTGCCGGAGGACGATACGCCGCTGATCTGGGTCCATGCCGTGTCGGTCGGTGAGACGCGCGCCGCGCAGCCGCTCATCGAGGCGTTGCTCAAGGCGCGACCCGACGCGCGCATTTTGCTCACGCACATGACGCCGAGCGGCCGTGCGACGGGCGAGCAGATCTTCGCCGATCGCGTGCTGCGTTGCTATCTTCCGTACGACATGCCGCGCGCGGTGCGGCGTTTTTTGAGGGCGTGGCGACCGTCCATCGGTCTCGTGATGGAAACGGAAGTGTGGCCAACGCTGATCGACGAATGCCGCCGCGCCGACGTGCCGCTCGTGCTGACGAATGCGCGGATGTCGGAGCGTTCGTACCGTCGCGCCGCGAAGTTCGGCAGTGCGACGCGTGGCGTGTTTGGCGGGTTTGCGCGCGTGCTGGCGCAGAGTCCGTCGGATGCGACGCGGCTTTCCGCGCTGGGCGCGCGCAATGTTGCCGTGCTCGGTAATCTGAAGTTCGACATGAGCACACCACCGGAACTGGCGGCGCGCGGGCATGCGTGGCGCGCGGCTATCGGTACGCGTCCGGTGTGGGTTGCGGCGAGCACGCGCGAGGGCGAAGAGGAACTGGTGTTGCAGGCGTTCGCCGCGCTTGGCGTTGACGATGCGTTGCTCATTCTCGTGCCGCGTCATCCGCAGCGTTTCAATGAGGTTGCGGCATTGGTCGAGAAGAAGGGTTTGCGGTGTGTGCGCCGTTCGGCATGGGCGCCTGCGGGCGCGGCTGCTGCTGGTGAAATTGTTGTGCCTGATTTGCCGCGTGACGTGAAGGTGTTGCTCGGCGATTCGATGGGCGAGTTGGGTGCTTACTATGCGGCGTCGGATGTGGCGTTCATTGGCGGCAGTCTGCTGCCGTTGGGCGGGCAGAATCTGATCGAGGCATGTGGTGTGGGTGTCCCTGTGTTGATCGGGCCGCATGTGTTCAATTTCACGCAGGCGACGGCGGATGCTGTGGCTGCTGGTGCGTGTGTGCAGGTGAAAGACCCTGCGGACTTGGGGCGCGTGCTGCGCGAGCTTTTTGAGGACAAGGCGCGGCGGGTGGCCATGAGTGGGGCGGCTTCTGCGTTTGCCGCGAGGCATCGGGGCGCGACTGCGCGGACGGTTAGTGTGCTGACGACGTTGTTGTCAGCCTGA
- a CDS encoding Kdo hydroxylase family protein — protein sequence MNESQIIEVPSADWHGQGLSMPRETLLAGVERGKVLYFPNLAFAIEGGERALLDPALADPNRKNISLEPNGGALHGVLGDAVTQSAVRALIARYQSNARSLVDGLFPEYKGKLRVAPTSLRLHQVETRETSWRKDDSRLHVDAFPSRPNYGERILRVFTNINPNGAPRVWRVGEPFEDMAKRFLPRIKPQMPGSAWLLNLLHVTKSPRSEYDHLMLNLHDGMKADLDYQKASPQVTMPFPPGCVWVCFSDQTSHAVMSGQFMMEQTFFLPVKSMAQPECAPLGILERLKGRALV from the coding sequence ATGAACGAATCCCAGATCATCGAAGTACCGAGCGCCGACTGGCACGGCCAGGGTTTGTCGATGCCGCGCGAGACGCTTCTCGCGGGCGTCGAGCGCGGCAAGGTGCTGTATTTCCCGAATCTCGCTTTTGCGATCGAGGGCGGCGAACGCGCGCTACTCGATCCCGCGCTGGCCGATCCGAACCGCAAGAACATCAGTCTCGAGCCGAATGGCGGCGCGCTGCATGGCGTGCTGGGCGATGCCGTCACGCAGTCGGCTGTGCGCGCGCTGATTGCGCGCTATCAATCGAATGCGCGATCGCTCGTCGACGGGCTGTTTCCCGAGTACAAGGGCAAGCTGCGCGTCGCGCCGACCAGCTTGCGGCTGCATCAGGTGGAGACGCGCGAGACGTCGTGGCGCAAGGACGATAGCCGCCTGCACGTCGACGCGTTCCCGTCGCGTCCCAACTATGGCGAACGGATCCTGCGGGTGTTCACGAACATCAATCCGAACGGCGCGCCGCGCGTGTGGCGCGTCGGCGAGCCGTTCGAGGATATGGCGAAGCGTTTCCTGCCGCGCATCAAGCCGCAGATGCCCGGCTCGGCATGGCTGCTGAATCTGCTGCATGTGACCAAGTCGCCGCGCAGCGAGTACGACCATCTGATGCTGAACCTGCACGACGGCATGAAGGCCGATCTCGACTACCAGAAGGCGTCGCCGCAAGTGACGATGCCGTTCCCGCCGGGATGCGTGTGGGTGTGCTTCTCGGATCAGACGTCGCATGCGGTGATGTCCGGCCAGTTCATGATGGAGCAGACGTTCTTCCTGCCCGTCAAGTCGATGGCGCAGCCGGAGTGCGCGCCGCTTGGCATTCTCGAACGCCTGAAGGGCAGGGCGCTGGTTTGA
- the waaC gene encoding lipopolysaccharide heptosyltransferase I — translation MPAIADIRRRHPDAQIDWLVEESFVKLVELVEGVRRAIPVSLRRWRKRILSVDNWREISAFRRALAAENYDLVIDCQGLIKTAWVAKMARGPLVGLGNRTDGAGYEWPVRFFYDRSVPIPPRTHVVERTRQLVAAALGDPTPQPTDEIDFGLDTQRAALALSEAQLNLPVPYVVFVHATSRADKQWPDAAWIELGQSLVRRGASIVLPWGSDEERATSERLAKEFGAAAIVPPKLSLPAVVGLIEGAAATVGVDTGLVHIAAALKRPTVELYNFATSWRTGGYWSPNVVNLGTAGQPPTLQQVKSALAEFGLL, via the coding sequence ATGCCGGCCATCGCCGACATCCGCCGCCGCCATCCCGATGCGCAGATCGACTGGCTCGTCGAGGAGAGCTTCGTCAAACTGGTCGAACTGGTCGAAGGCGTCCGGCGCGCGATTCCCGTGTCGCTGCGGCGCTGGCGCAAGCGCATCCTCTCCGTCGATAACTGGCGCGAAATCAGCGCATTCCGCCGCGCGCTGGCCGCCGAAAACTACGATCTCGTGATCGACTGCCAGGGGCTCATCAAAACCGCGTGGGTCGCGAAGATGGCGCGCGGGCCGCTCGTCGGTCTCGGCAATCGCACGGACGGCGCGGGCTACGAATGGCCCGTGCGCTTCTTCTATGACCGGTCCGTGCCCATCCCGCCGCGCACACATGTCGTCGAGCGCACGCGGCAACTGGTCGCGGCAGCACTCGGCGACCCGACGCCGCAGCCCACCGACGAGATCGACTTCGGCCTCGACACGCAGCGCGCGGCGCTCGCGCTGTCCGAAGCGCAACTGAATCTTCCCGTGCCTTACGTGGTTTTCGTTCACGCCACGTCCCGCGCGGACAAGCAATGGCCCGATGCCGCGTGGATCGAGCTGGGCCAGTCGCTCGTGCGGCGCGGCGCGTCGATCGTGCTGCCGTGGGGCAGCGACGAAGAGCGTGCGACGAGCGAGCGTCTCGCCAAAGAGTTCGGCGCAGCCGCAATCGTGCCGCCGAAGCTGTCGCTTCCCGCCGTCGTCGGCCTGATCGAGGGGGCGGCGGCGACGGTCGGAGTTGATACAGGTCTGGTTCATATCGCAGCCGCGCTGAAACGCCCGACGGTCGAGTTGTACAATTTCGCCACTTCATGGCGCACGGGCGGCTACTGGTCGCCGAACGTCGTGAATCTCGGCACGGCTGGCCAGCCGCCGACGCTGCAGCAGGTAAAGTCCGCGCTGGCGGAATTCGGCCTGTTGTGA
- a CDS encoding YciI family protein: protein MKYLGLAYFSPEKFAAMTPDKIKELVSQCPALDEKMRATGKVLISASLGDLDKWKTLRPRTGGTRITDGPYTESKEVVGGLFVIEADSPDEALRIASMHPAATLGEEGGWAVELIPLDFYLAR, encoded by the coding sequence ATGAAATACCTCGGCCTGGCCTACTTCTCCCCCGAAAAGTTCGCCGCGATGACGCCAGACAAAATCAAGGAATTGGTTAGCCAGTGCCCAGCATTGGACGAGAAGATGCGCGCTACCGGCAAGGTTCTGATTTCCGCCTCCCTTGGCGATCTGGACAAGTGGAAGACGCTCCGCCCGCGCACTGGAGGGACGCGCATCACCGATGGGCCTTACACCGAGTCGAAGGAAGTCGTGGGCGGCCTATTCGTCATCGAGGCGGACAGCCCTGACGAGGCGTTACGCATCGCCTCCATGCACCCGGCTGCCACACTGGGCGAAGAAGGCGGATGGGCCGTGGAGCTTATCCCCTTGGACTTCTATCTGGCGCGATGA
- a CDS encoding dihydrodipicolinate synthase family protein produces the protein MPRHPNFEPKGVIRDCILPFPEDLKIDERACRQHLRHTADVHGVSAITVNAHATEVASCSFEEQRRVLDVTMDEIGDRTPVVNGVYAAGSAEAARMADAGRASALLVYTPYAADPQGGCLAVRRDERTACRVSTKTL, from the coding sequence ATGCCCCGTCACCCGAATTTCGAGCCAAAGGGCGTCATCCGCGACTGCATCCTGCCGTTCCCCGAGGATCTCAAAATCGATGAGCGCGCTTGTCGCCAACACTTGAGGCATACGGCAGACGTTCACGGGGTCAGCGCCATCACGGTCAACGCGCATGCGACCGAGGTCGCCTCGTGCAGCTTCGAGGAGCAGCGGCGCGTTCTCGACGTGACCATGGACGAAATCGGCGACCGCACGCCGGTGGTTAACGGCGTTTATGCCGCCGGCAGTGCTGAAGCCGCGCGCATGGCCGACGCAGGTAGGGCATCGGCTCTGCTCGTCTATACGCCGTATGCGGCGGACCCTCAGGGAGGCTGTCTTGCTGTTCGACGAGACGAGCGTACGGCTTGCAGAGTCTCGACTAAGACACTATGA
- a CDS encoding IS110 family transposase yields MEHDSTLYVGLDVHKDSITVAYALGTGEVELLGKVGTTKTDIDRLCKRLQSKARHVRVVYEAGPCGYGLYRQLVQKGFDCMVCAPSLIPRKPGERVKTDRRDAIKLVRSLRAGDLSAVYVPTVGDEAFRDLARAWMTAKDDLRQARQRLKSFLLAHDVRYTGHADWGPAHRRWVSQYAFGSEWQQFAFEELRRTIEDRLAQCQRVEAALREAVTNWRFYPAVLGLQAMRGVQFTTAVGMLAELGDLSRFDHPRQLMAWLGVTPTEHSSGDKRRQGSITKTGNSYARKLLVEAAWSYRHPARVSADIQRRHEGIPKAIIDRAWDAQVRLCRRYRRLSARGKNANTTVVAVARELSGFIWDIGRLAMSLALPRSKEAT; encoded by the coding sequence ATGGAACACGATAGCACGCTGTACGTCGGCCTGGACGTTCACAAGGACTCGATCACGGTCGCCTATGCGCTCGGCACGGGCGAGGTCGAACTTCTGGGCAAGGTCGGTACGACGAAGACGGATATCGATCGCCTGTGCAAGCGTCTTCAGTCGAAAGCGCGACACGTACGTGTCGTCTACGAGGCAGGGCCATGTGGCTACGGCCTTTACCGGCAACTGGTCCAGAAAGGATTCGACTGCATGGTGTGCGCACCGTCGCTGATTCCCAGAAAGCCCGGCGAGCGCGTCAAGACGGATCGGCGCGATGCGATCAAGCTTGTGCGGTCTCTACGGGCCGGAGACCTGTCAGCGGTGTATGTGCCGACGGTCGGGGACGAGGCATTTCGCGACCTCGCCCGTGCATGGATGACAGCCAAAGACGATTTGAGGCAGGCGCGGCAGCGGCTCAAGTCGTTCCTGCTCGCACACGATGTACGCTATACCGGCCACGCCGATTGGGGACCTGCTCACCGACGCTGGGTGAGCCAGTATGCGTTCGGTAGCGAATGGCAACAGTTCGCGTTTGAGGAGCTTCGGCGCACGATTGAAGATCGGCTCGCGCAATGCCAGCGGGTTGAAGCCGCCTTGCGTGAGGCAGTGACAAACTGGCGGTTCTATCCGGCCGTCCTGGGCCTGCAGGCCATGCGCGGTGTGCAGTTCACCACGGCCGTTGGAATGCTCGCCGAGCTCGGCGATCTGTCACGCTTTGACCACCCGCGGCAATTGATGGCGTGGCTCGGCGTCACCCCGACAGAACACTCATCGGGTGACAAGCGACGGCAGGGCAGCATCACCAAGACCGGCAACAGCTATGCAAGAAAGCTGCTCGTCGAAGCTGCCTGGAGCTACCGGCACCCAGCACGTGTAAGCGCCGATATTCAACGCCGCCATGAAGGCATTCCGAAGGCCATCATCGATCGCGCCTGGGACGCGCAGGTTCGACTCTGTCGCCGATACCGGAGACTGTCCGCACGTGGCAAGAATGCCAATACCACGGTCGTGGCTGTGGCCCGTGAACTGTCGGGTTTCATCTGGGACATCGGGCGCCTGGCGATGTCGCTCGCGTTACCTCGTAGCAAAGAGGCAACCTGA